One Rhizophagus irregularis chromosome 5, complete sequence DNA window includes the following coding sequences:
- a CDS encoding uncharacterized protein (SECRETED:cutsite_SSA-ND; SECRETED:prob_0.6666); SECRETED:SignalP(1-20): MNKLASLIHILLFLITVSSANDGLDDLFRKRNQCPCADAYANFASSHPSSGPFRGFVAFSQDETGCTTIFGAFDKGFDPNCNYNFLIKDGCSGTKYNITSDLNVEITRDGGTKFFSHRFDNINLNCKSDGLISCYKSHYKRQFTRGASGLHVSSNGQRNRKVRSLCDECYGYASINPVPK; the protein is encoded by the coding sequence aTGAATAAATTAGCCTCTTTAATTCATATTCTCTTATTCCTAATTACTGTTTCGAGTGCTAATGATGGATTAGATGACTTATTTCGCAAACGAAATCAATGTCCTTGTGCTGATGCCTATGCAAATTTCGCTTCAAGTCACCCTTCTTCTGGTCCATTCAGAGGTTTCGTGGCCTTCTCTCAAGACGAAACTGGTTGCACTACCATCTTTGGCGCTTTCGATAAAGGATTTGATCCAAATTGCAATTACAACTTTTTAATCAAAGATGGATGCAGCGGAACCAAGTATAATATTACAAGTGATTTGAATGTTGAAATAACAAGGGATGGTGGCACAAAGTTTTTCAGCCATAGGTTTGATAATATCAACCTTAACTGCAAAAGTGATGGTCTTATTAGTTGTTATAAGTCACATTATAAACGTCAATTTACCAGAGGCGCCAGTGGTCTTCATGTAAGTAGTAATGGCCAAAGGAATAGAAAAGTTAGATCATTGTGTGACGAATGTTATGGTTATGCTTCAATTAACCCGGTTCCtaaataa
- a CDS encoding uncharacterized protein (SECRETED:cutsite_SNS-VI; SECRETED:prob_0.4136); SECRETED:SignalP(1-24): MKLKHLSIFLSIILFTTLLVTSNSVITYTEEVITGSDTLEVNDILTYEDNTIVLRLIYMLLSYNDCKETNLSFRVIYPNGTIEPINISRDKSGIQPLNFCPVNSPVGYLDPITSFAIETTKGKFILVTYTVAGDIKNSSTYNDYTMLIDLYGNIHSITLLGPSYVDNNNNWIPGQNFILPNVNNNRGFLYRSLTYNNVFNLTQWIINDDLSLSNITAEMILPNYAQFLPIATVDGDYMIIFTNSTNSINSSRDPYSPQGGIYGIYCEYKSNIVREPVILYQSTNPLNISSMECRINYSGVGNVCLISLQPNSTTSSTSRFIKINFLSQGSLFNVTPTIMNSANGIMSLRFGGYFYHNTVDQPSTTSIWGYVLDDNGILHNWTLNYPTEINYYGLRQVLTNNTVVMVQPTVNQTWGLITTDLYKVYNRDNPYDNILITNTTPTIGQNNIAANKINFITITYAIPVALSDGTITIFQSNDGFGIVRQNVSGSDENYVKLSDNNTVRVEVINSTFNNPGKTYHIMIANNFVVSRLYKEPLYGLNNYVWNFKTAEEGNVSEPSKIQEWLLNSIDGKVKLTLDGTEYFDNLTRTNKQEGFFNRLTKELADALSIASVQITTTKRYQIDTKVPDKSPKQYILSININNASGRADLIADYLDIMIRNKPITALASDYISQYLDQTYGYVIIPKWYKDIGLMFQLILTGIFILVLTILCFISIYHDAKNEVESKSVIKTFFSIIIRDIRNLIQILLPKKGDDEIKRNHFQIYSYGFSILTFVLDILFAKMEAASVENIFFASVFFVTVPYAIKSAYVVFIILGELARSKKSEGDSEKSSLILTEDLEDQREDLEGQREDSENQREDQREDSEGQREDSKSQRDKKKVSKKVMIMEWLEISKNHKIILVILISIAGAEVKALHILDFNFYGHEFGIKLSKEFEERIIIGEIISVIIKSIPELAIRSYFLSQAINFTYLSTLTLLTTIIKILSFFTKSMELKEIKKKNEKKINY; this comes from the exons ATGAAGTTAAAACatctatcaatttttttatcaataattttatttacaacaTTACTAGTAACATCAAATTCTGTAATAACATATACAGAAGAAGTAATTACAGGATCGGATACACTTGAAGTAAATGATATTCTAACTTATGAAGATAATACGATAGTCCTGCGATTAATTTATATGCTACTATCATATAATGATTGTAAAGAAACAAACTTATCATTTCGAGTCATTTATCCCAATGGAACTATTGAACCAATTAACATTTCAAGGGATAAATCGGGGATACAACCTTTAAATTTTTGTCCCGTTAATTCACCTGTAGGTTACCTTGACCCCATTACTTCTTTTGCCATAGAAACTACAAAAggcaaatttatattagtaacTTATACCGTAGCTGGGGATATTAAGAATAGTTCTACTTATAATGATTATACGATGCTTATTGATTTATATGGAAATATTCACAG tattacTTTACTGGGGCCATCTTatgttgataataataataattggatacctggacaaaattttattttaccaaaTGTTAATAACAACCGAGGATTCCTATATCGGAGCCTCACATACAATAATGTATTTAACTTAACACAATGGATAAT AAATGATGATTTGTCTCTTAGTAATATTACGGCAGAAATGATTTTACCTAATTACGCGCAATTTCTTCCGATTGCAACTGTGGATGGagattatatgattatttttactaatagtaCAAATTCAATAAACTCCTCCAGGGATCCTTATTCTCCACAGGGAGGGATTTATGGCATTTACTGTGAATATAAAAGCAATATCGTGCGAGAACCAGTTATTCTTTATCAATCTACAAATCCATTAAATATATCTTCTATGGAATGCAGAATTAATTACTCAGGAGTTGGAAATGTTTGTTTAATATCCTTACAACCTAATTCCACTACAAGTTCAACATCTcgttttatcaaaattaattttctttcgcAAGGATCTTTATTTAATGTCACTCCTACTATTATGAATTCAGCAAATGGCATTATGTCATTAAGATTTGGAGGTTATTTCTACCATAATACTGTTGATCAACCTAGTACCACAAGTATTTGGGGTTATGTTCTGGATGACAATGGCATTTTGCATAATTGGACTCTTAATTATCCTACtgagataaattattatggtCTAAGACAAGTTTTAACAAATAACACTGTTGTAATGGTTCAACCAACAGTAAATCAAACTTGGGGTTTAATCACCACCGATTtgtataaagtttataatagAG ATAATCCATATGATAATATACTTATCACAAATACAACTCCAACCATTGGTCAAAATAATATCGCTgcaaacaaaattaattttatcacaattaCATATGCAATTCCAGTTGCATTATCAGATGGTACAATTACCATTTTTCAAAGTAATGATGGTTTTGGAATTGTACGTCAAAACGTCAGTGGCTCAGatgaaaattatgtaaaaCTATCTGATAACAATACTGTTAGGGTTGAGGTTATTAATAGTACATTTAATAATCCAGGTAAAACATACCATATCATGATTGCAAACAATTTTGTAGTGAGTCGATTATACAAGGAACCTCTCTATGgcttaaataattatgtttggaattttaaaa cCGCGGAAGAAGGAAATGTAAGTGAACCAAGTAAAATTCAAGAATGGCTTTTGAATAGTATTGATGGAAAAGTTAAATTGACCTTAGATGGAacagaatattttgacaatCTTACTAGGACTAATAAACAGGAaggattttttaatagattaacAAAAGAGTTGGCTGATGCACTTTCTATTGCATCAGTTCAAATAACCACCACGAAAAGATATCAAATTGACACTAAAGTTCCTGACAAATCTCCAAAACAATACATTTTAtctatcaatattaataatgcaaGTGGAAGAGCTGATTTAATCGCggattatttagatattatgATTAGGAATAAACCTATCACTGCTCTTGCATCTGATTATATTTCACAATATTTAGATCAAACTTATGGATATGTAATTATTC CAAAGTGGTATAAAGATATTGGCCTTATGttccaattaattttaactggTATATTCATTTTGGTATTGACCATACTTTGCTTCATTTCTATATATCACGATGCAAAAAATGAAGTAGAAAGCAAAAGtgttataaaaacttttttttctataattatacGTGATATACGTAATTTAATCCAAATTTTACTACCTAAAAAGGGAGATGATGAGATTAAG agAAACCACtttcaaatttattcataTGGATTTAGTATTTTGACATTTGTGTTGGACATTCTTTTTGCTAAAATGGAGGCAGCTAgtgttgaaaatattttttttgcaag tgtGTTTTTTGTGACAGTTCCATATGCAATAAAGTCAGCATATGTGGTATTCATTATACTTGGTGAACTTGcaagatcaaaaaaaagtgaaggaGATTCAGAAAAATCAAGTTTAATTCTAACAGAAGATTTAGAAGATCAAAGAGAAGATTTAGAAGGTCAAAGAGAAGATTCAGAAAACCAAAGAGAAGACCAAAGAGAAGATTCAGAAGGCCAAAGAGAAGATTCAAAAAGTCAAAGagataagaaaaaagtatCAAAAAAAGTTATGATTATGGAATGGCTAGAGATttcaaaaaatcataaaataattcttgtaATATTGATATCAATAGCAGGAGCTGAGGTTAAAGCTTTACATATACTTGATTTCAATTTCTATGGACATGAATTTGGCATTAAATTGtctaaagaatttgaagaaagaattattattggagaaattattagtgttattattaaaagtattccTGAACTAGCTATTAGG aGTTACTTTTTGAGTCAAGCGATTAATTTTACCTATTTATCTACTCTTACTCTTTTAAcaactattataaaaatcctaagtttttttacaaaatctatggaattaaaagaaattaagaaaaaaaatgaaaaaaaaataaattattaa